The following are from one region of the Phycisphaeraceae bacterium genome:
- a CDS encoding class I SAM-dependent methyltransferase, with protein MRQYDRCFYEGLDERTRFAADRVMDLVLDVLPPIRSCIDIGCGVGTWLAAISDRGVEDIVGAEGDWLDPSMLAIDAERFRTIDLRKPIDIDRRFDLAISLEVAEHITDAQGAALVRALTELADFVLFSAAVPCQGGNHHVNEQWQSYWGRQFADLGFCAIDTIRPAIWSDPRIDVWYRQNIVLYVKHERVSDLRRCVAPVDPESLSRVHPDLYTRRLLKAHGFSGGLKSMMRALAGGAKATRTLRRAQHSGRAPASS; from the coding sequence ATGCGCCAGTACGACCGATGTTTTTATGAAGGCCTCGACGAGCGGACGCGGTTTGCAGCCGATCGCGTGATGGATCTTGTTCTCGATGTACTTCCGCCGATCCGTTCGTGCATCGATATCGGCTGCGGGGTCGGTACCTGGCTGGCGGCCATCAGCGATCGCGGGGTCGAAGACATTGTGGGCGCAGAAGGTGACTGGCTGGACCCTTCAATGCTTGCGATCGATGCTGAGCGATTCCGCACGATCGACCTGCGCAAGCCGATCGACATCGACCGACGATTTGACCTGGCCATCTCGCTCGAAGTGGCCGAGCACATCACCGATGCTCAAGGCGCTGCGCTGGTGCGGGCATTGACGGAGCTTGCCGACTTTGTGCTGTTCTCCGCTGCGGTGCCGTGCCAGGGCGGCAACCACCATGTTAATGAACAGTGGCAGTCCTATTGGGGGCGGCAGTTTGCAGACCTGGGCTTTTGCGCCATCGACACCATTCGCCCCGCGATCTGGAGTGACCCGCGCATCGATGTGTGGTATCGCCAGAATATCGTGCTGTACGTCAAACACGAGCGCGTCAGCGATCTGCGCCGTTGCGTGGCGCCAGTAGACCCCGAGAGTCTTTCGCGCGTGCATCCCGACCTCTACACGCGTCGGCTGCTCAAAGCTCACGGTTTCAGCGGTGGTCTTAAGTCGATGATGCGCGCTCTGGCAGGAGGCGCCAAGGCCACCCGCACACTTCGTCGAGCACAACATTCAGGCAGAGCGCCCGCGAGTTCCTGA
- a CDS encoding glycosyltransferase family 2 protein, with translation MRDADAINRPPLSVALICKDAARTVARTLEAVCGWADDVIALDSGSTDGTLDLLAQHGARVERVTWQGFVRTRQASIDAARYDWVLCLDADESPDDAMKRSIDAFLASPEAEVCAGATLNRKIWYREKPLNFAWQPERRLRLIHRARAHSGGLDPHAELVPNKADARLGAVAGTLRHDGFVTFAEQLAKDLGYARTMAASLHARGVRGSTGRIITSPIGAFAKQLILKQAWRDGWPGWCAAASTASATLAKHICLVELTRSDSGTRGRSA, from the coding sequence ATGCGCGACGCCGATGCGATCAATCGTCCGCCGCTGTCCGTCGCCTTGATCTGCAAGGACGCCGCCCGAACTGTCGCGCGCACACTCGAGGCCGTCTGTGGCTGGGCCGACGATGTAATCGCCCTCGACAGCGGCTCGACCGATGGCACGCTCGACCTGCTCGCCCAGCACGGCGCGCGCGTCGAACGTGTCACGTGGCAGGGCTTCGTGCGCACGCGGCAGGCCTCGATCGACGCGGCCCGCTACGACTGGGTGCTGTGCCTCGATGCTGACGAATCGCCTGATGATGCGATGAAGCGGTCGATCGATGCGTTTCTGGCCTCGCCCGAGGCCGAAGTGTGCGCTGGAGCGACACTCAACCGCAAGATCTGGTATCGCGAAAAACCACTGAACTTCGCGTGGCAGCCCGAGCGGCGGTTGCGGCTGATTCATCGTGCGCGAGCACATTCGGGCGGGCTCGACCCTCATGCTGAACTTGTGCCCAACAAAGCCGATGCGCGGCTTGGCGCCGTGGCGGGCACACTGCGGCACGATGGGTTCGTCACCTTCGCCGAGCAACTCGCCAAAGACCTCGGCTATGCGCGCACAATGGCCGCCAGTCTGCACGCGCGCGGCGTCCGAGGCTCGACCGGCCGCATCATCACCAGCCCCATCGGCGCGTTCGCCAAGCAGTTGATTCTCAAGCAGGCGTGGCGCGACGGCTGGCCCGGGTGGTGCGCCGCCGCTTCGACCGCCTCTGCCACACTCGCAAAGCACATCTGCCTCGTGGAGTTGACGCGTAGCGACTCAGGAACTCGCGGGCGCTCTGCCTGA
- a CDS encoding carbonic anhydrase family protein, with protein MLWSSRIHWTIAALGVWTAGALGQQLEPQPDLSGCPCTWPDVDTRAGGHQFSPINIADNLLVYPRSLPALTFIYPMADLLVHDPGGAHTGVQANKIGFVHVPNVPDPVIPGAVLIIGGVTYELVQFHFHVRSEHKRNGNDYAMEMHLVHRKQGGTNLVVVGRWIEPVSGGMFHQELDKIFGMGQLYDNALPMPCRLPFNELGFDLSTLLPAMPPLAPHPATFRYHGSLTAVGDQATKVDWIIFEDTMGLSHAQINEMWNYLNNCPPAARQGSNATAPFALKPVWPPFKVSTDIMPGPKTDVNGDGSIDFFDALVFLGWWSLSNERADWNGDYSVDFFDLADYLNDFAAGL; from the coding sequence ATGCTGTGGTCATCACGAATTCACTGGACTATCGCCGCACTCGGAGTCTGGACAGCCGGGGCTCTCGGGCAACAGCTGGAGCCCCAACCGGATCTCTCCGGGTGCCCGTGCACTTGGCCAGACGTCGACACCCGGGCTGGCGGACATCAGTTCAGCCCCATCAACATCGCGGACAACCTGCTTGTCTATCCGCGCAGCCTTCCTGCGTTGACCTTTATCTATCCGATGGCCGACTTGCTCGTGCATGATCCTGGCGGTGCACATACTGGTGTGCAGGCCAACAAAATCGGTTTCGTGCATGTGCCAAACGTGCCTGACCCGGTGATCCCCGGCGCAGTCCTGATCATCGGGGGCGTGACCTACGAGTTGGTTCAGTTTCACTTCCACGTTCGTTCCGAGCACAAGAGGAACGGCAATGACTACGCGATGGAAATGCACCTGGTCCACAGGAAACAAGGAGGTACCAATCTGGTCGTCGTTGGTCGATGGATTGAGCCTGTTTCGGGCGGAATGTTCCACCAGGAACTTGACAAAATCTTCGGGATGGGGCAGCTGTACGACAATGCGCTGCCCATGCCGTGCCGGTTGCCGTTCAACGAATTGGGCTTCGACCTCAGCACGCTCCTGCCCGCGATGCCGCCACTCGCTCCTCACCCCGCGACTTTTCGCTATCACGGTTCGTTGACCGCTGTGGGCGATCAGGCCACGAAAGTCGATTGGATCATTTTTGAGGACACCATGGGGCTCTCGCACGCCCAGATCAACGAGATGTGGAATTACCTGAACAACTGCCCGCCCGCGGCTCGTCAGGGGTCCAATGCAACAGCACCTTTTGCTCTCAAACCCGTGTGGCCGCCGTTCAAAGTCAGCACCGATATCATGCCCGGCCCGAAGACCGATGTTAATGGCGATGGCTCGATTGACTTCTTCGACGCGCTGGTCTTCCTCGGGTGGTGGTCGCTGAGCAACGAGCGCGCCGACTGGAACGGCGACTACAGCGTTGACTTCTTCGATTTGGCCGATTATCTCAATGACTTCGCCGCCGGGCTTTAA
- the ppk1 gene encoding polyphosphate kinase 1, translating into MTYFPPGMGIDDDPDGPLNTSEELFLNRDLSWLEFNRRVLAQATDPREPLLERVKFLAIFSSNLDEFFMKRGGLLRQRILAAASDPEAAQHAANILPRVRKTVLELEAVQANCWQNEIIPALASSGINIVNYLDLDRMSRDSIDAWYIANVFPVLTPLAVDPGHPFPFISNLSENIGVIVGREGTDERLFARIKIPTMLSRFVPVDAGSRAFVPIEQILLNNLDDLFPGMRIHESMTFRVTRSAVTRLDSEDADDLLEHVETQLRMRRFASAVRVEVDTHVSNEVLGFITDELGLGPEDVYQRGGPLDYGGLFTIADLPVRELKDTPWTPCPVPDLAREGGSDIFSRIRERDILLHHPYESFTDSVERFIAEAARDPDVIAIKQTLYRTSRDSPFVTSLVKAAERGKQVACLVELRARFDEDKNVRFARQLEKAGVHVAYGVVGLKTHCKCSLVVRRETSEGRDGLHCYAHLGTGNYHPKTAQLYTDIGLLTDDPEITADVVDLFNVMTGRARPAQYRKLLVAPTHMREAFVAMIAQETELARTGRNGRIIAKMNALEDNIITEALYEASRAGVQIDLIVRGFCCLRPGVPGMSDNIRVRSVIGRFLEHSRIFYFGSGADDPLDGSFWFSSADWMYRNLSARVEAACPVQGRDTRARLWHILDVLLRDQSQAWVLEPDGSYRELRPPPDADPNSPEVMGSFATMMADARLRAFE; encoded by the coding sequence ATGACATACTTCCCGCCGGGGATGGGCATTGACGATGATCCGGACGGCCCGCTCAACACAAGCGAGGAACTGTTCCTCAATCGCGACCTCTCGTGGCTTGAGTTCAACCGCCGCGTTCTAGCCCAGGCCACCGACCCACGCGAACCGCTGCTCGAACGGGTCAAGTTTCTGGCCATCTTCTCATCAAACCTCGATGAGTTCTTCATGAAACGGGGCGGACTGCTGCGACAACGCATCCTCGCCGCCGCGTCCGATCCCGAAGCCGCCCAACATGCCGCCAACATCCTCCCGCGCGTGCGCAAGACCGTGCTCGAACTCGAAGCCGTGCAGGCCAACTGCTGGCAGAACGAGATCATCCCCGCGCTCGCCTCGTCCGGCATCAACATCGTCAACTACCTTGATCTGGACAGGATGTCACGAGACTCGATCGACGCCTGGTACATCGCCAACGTGTTTCCTGTTCTGACGCCCCTGGCCGTCGATCCGGGTCATCCGTTCCCGTTCATCTCGAACCTGTCCGAGAACATCGGCGTCATCGTCGGGCGCGAAGGGACCGACGAGCGGCTCTTCGCCCGCATCAAGATCCCCACGATGCTCAGCAGGTTCGTTCCCGTCGATGCGGGCAGCCGCGCATTCGTCCCGATCGAACAGATCCTGCTCAACAACCTCGACGACCTCTTTCCCGGCATGCGTATACACGAGTCGATGACCTTTCGTGTCACGCGAAGCGCCGTTACGAGGCTCGACTCCGAAGACGCTGACGACCTGCTCGAACACGTCGAGACACAACTGCGCATGCGCCGCTTCGCCAGCGCGGTACGCGTCGAAGTCGATACCCATGTCTCGAACGAAGTCCTCGGGTTTATCACCGACGAACTCGGCCTCGGACCCGAAGACGTCTATCAGCGCGGAGGCCCGCTCGACTACGGCGGCCTGTTCACCATCGCCGACCTCCCGGTGCGCGAACTCAAGGACACCCCCTGGACCCCATGCCCCGTACCCGACCTTGCACGCGAGGGCGGAAGCGACATTTTCTCGCGCATTCGCGAGCGAGACATTCTTCTGCACCACCCCTACGAATCATTCACCGACTCCGTCGAACGCTTCATCGCCGAAGCCGCCCGCGACCCGGATGTGATCGCCATCAAGCAGACCCTTTATCGAACCAGTCGCGATTCTCCGTTCGTAACATCACTCGTCAAGGCCGCAGAACGGGGAAAGCAGGTTGCCTGCCTCGTCGAGCTGCGCGCCCGATTCGACGAAGACAAAAACGTGCGCTTCGCCCGCCAACTCGAAAAGGCCGGCGTCCACGTGGCCTACGGCGTCGTGGGCCTCAAGACTCACTGCAAGTGTTCCCTCGTCGTTCGACGTGAGACCAGCGAAGGCCGCGACGGTCTGCACTGCTACGCCCACCTCGGCACAGGCAACTACCACCCCAAAACCGCCCAGCTCTACACCGACATCGGACTCCTCACCGATGACCCCGAGATCACCGCAGACGTAGTCGACCTCTTCAACGTAATGACCGGCCGCGCACGACCGGCACAGTATCGCAAACTGCTCGTTGCACCAACACACATGCGCGAAGCGTTCGTCGCCATGATCGCTCAGGAAACCGAACTGGCCCGCACAGGACGCAACGGCCGCATCATCGCCAAGATGAACGCACTCGAAGACAACATCATCACCGAAGCGCTCTACGAAGCCTCTCGCGCTGGTGTCCAGATCGACCTCATCGTGCGCGGCTTCTGCTGCCTTCGCCCGGGCGTCCCCGGCATGTCCGACAACATCCGCGTCCGGTCCGTCATCGGGCGCTTCCTCGAACACTCCCGCATTTTCTACTTCGGCAGCGGAGCCGACGACCCTCTCGATGGCTCGTTCTGGTTCAGCAGTGCCGACTGGATGTACCGCAACCTCAGCGCCCGCGTCGAAGCCGCCTGCCCGGTTCAGGGCAGAGACACCCGCGCACGACTCTGGCACATCCTCGACGTGCTTCTGCGCGATCAGTCTCAGGCGTGGGTACTCGAACCTGACGGCTCGTACCGCGAACTGCGCCCACCACCCGACGCCGACCCCAACAGTCCCGAAGTCATGGGCTCATTCGCCACCATGATGGCCGACGCACGCCTGCGGGCGTTCGAGTGA
- a CDS encoding 6-carboxytetrahydropterin synthase, producing MYEITVEHVFSAAHSVRIAGQSEPLHGHDWRVTATITAPRLDADGFVCDFHAAEEALAKVCLPFKNRTLNDVPPFADVNPSAEQVARVLAESLAVLLHPILPPDARLASLRVTEAPGCAATFVAESAR from the coding sequence GTGTACGAGATCACAGTAGAGCATGTTTTCTCCGCAGCCCACAGCGTCCGCATCGCCGGGCAGAGCGAACCCCTGCATGGCCACGACTGGCGCGTCACCGCGACAATCACCGCCCCACGACTTGACGCCGATGGGTTCGTCTGCGACTTTCACGCAGCCGAAGAGGCCTTGGCCAAAGTGTGCCTGCCCTTCAAAAACCGGACACTCAACGATGTCCCACCATTTGCAGATGTGAACCCCTCCGCCGAACAGGTCGCCCGAGTATTGGCCGAGTCGCTCGCAGTGCTCCTGCATCCGATTCTGCCGCCAGACGCTCGCCTCGCGTCGCTCCGGGTGACTGAGGCTCCCGGTTGCGCCGCCACCTTCGTCGCGGAGAGCGCGCGATGA